One segment of Papaver somniferum cultivar HN1 unplaced genomic scaffold, ASM357369v1 unplaced-scaffold_81, whole genome shotgun sequence DNA contains the following:
- the LOC113345188 gene encoding protease Do-like 7 isoform X2, translating to MGKEILTSAPASADDWRTTLAKVIPAVVALRVVRCKAFDTECEGSGSSTGFIVDKKRGIILTNRHVVQPGPVVAEAMFNNMEEIPVFPLYRDPVHDFGFFRYDPGAVQFLSYEEIPLAPEVASVGLEIRVVGNDRGEQVSILAGTIARLDRNTPVYTYDGYNDFNTFYMQGGSSGSLVVDWQGRAVAMNAGGSLDESLRAYFLPLERVVRALNFIQKSKDLSGCGWEAVTIPRGTLQVLMRHANWDSKVKQNRDK from the exons ATGGGGAAAGAAATTTTGACATCTGCTCCTGCAAGTGCTGATGATTGGAGAACAACGTTAGCTAAAGTAATACCAGCTGTGGTGGCTTTAAGAGTTGTAAGATGTAAAGCCTTTGATACTGAATGTGAGGGTTCAGGTTCATCAACAGGGTTTATTGTTGATAAGAAACGAGGAATTATACTTACTAATCGTCATGTCGTGCAACCTG GCCCTGTTGTTGCTGAAGCTATGTTTAACAATATGGAAGAGATTCCAGTTTTTCCTCTTTATAGAGATCCG GTCCATGATTTTGGTTTCTTTCGATATGATCCTGGAGCGGTGCAATTTCTGAGCTACGAGGAGATACCTCTAGCACCTGAAGTTGCTTCTGTAGGACTAGAGATTAGGGTTGTGGGTAATGATAGGGGTGAACAG GTTTCAATTTTGGCAGGAACAATAGCTCGTTTGGATAGGAACACACCTGTGTACACATA TGATGGTTACAATGACTTCAACACGTTCTACATGCAA GGCGGCTCAAGCGGTTCCCTGGTCGTGGATTGGCAAGGAAGAGCAGTGGCTATGAACGCTGGAGGAAGTCTGGACGAATCTCTTAGAGCATATTTTCTTCCATTAGAGCGA GTTGTTAGGGCATTAAATTTTATCCAGAAGAGTAAAGACTTGTCTGGATGTGGATGGGAGGCTGTTACTATTCCTCGAGGTACACTTCAG GTTTTAATGAGACACGCAAACTGGGACTCAAAAGTGAAACAGAACAG GGATAagtga
- the LOC113345188 gene encoding protease Do-like 7 isoform X1: MGKEILTSAPASADDWRTTLAKVIPAVVALRVVRCKAFDTECEGSGSSTGFIVDKKRGIILTNRHVVQPGPVVAEAMFNNMEEIPVFPLYRDPVHDFGFFRYDPGAVQFLSYEEIPLAPEVASVGLEIRVVGNDRGEQVSILAGTIARLDRNTPVYTYDGYNDFNTFYMQGGSSGSLVVDWQGRAVAMNAGGSLDESLRAYFLPLERVVRALNFIQKSKDLSGCGWEAVTIPRGTLQATFLHEGFNETRKLGLKSETEQG, encoded by the exons ATGGGGAAAGAAATTTTGACATCTGCTCCTGCAAGTGCTGATGATTGGAGAACAACGTTAGCTAAAGTAATACCAGCTGTGGTGGCTTTAAGAGTTGTAAGATGTAAAGCCTTTGATACTGAATGTGAGGGTTCAGGTTCATCAACAGGGTTTATTGTTGATAAGAAACGAGGAATTATACTTACTAATCGTCATGTCGTGCAACCTG GCCCTGTTGTTGCTGAAGCTATGTTTAACAATATGGAAGAGATTCCAGTTTTTCCTCTTTATAGAGATCCG GTCCATGATTTTGGTTTCTTTCGATATGATCCTGGAGCGGTGCAATTTCTGAGCTACGAGGAGATACCTCTAGCACCTGAAGTTGCTTCTGTAGGACTAGAGATTAGGGTTGTGGGTAATGATAGGGGTGAACAG GTTTCAATTTTGGCAGGAACAATAGCTCGTTTGGATAGGAACACACCTGTGTACACATA TGATGGTTACAATGACTTCAACACGTTCTACATGCAA GGCGGCTCAAGCGGTTCCCTGGTCGTGGATTGGCAAGGAAGAGCAGTGGCTATGAACGCTGGAGGAAGTCTGGACGAATCTCTTAGAGCATATTTTCTTCCATTAGAGCGA GTTGTTAGGGCATTAAATTTTATCCAGAAGAGTAAAGACTTGTCTGGATGTGGATGGGAGGCTGTTACTATTCCTCGAGGTACACTTCAG GCAACTTTTCTTCATGAAGGTTTTAATGAGACACGCAAACTGGGACTCAAAAGTGAAACAGAACAG GGATAa